The Sandaracinus amylolyticus genomic interval CCCGTTTTCCAATCACAGGGGGTGTCACGGTTTCGACGGGGGTAGTGAAGTGCTGGTCGCGTGTCGCTGGACTCGGAAACGGCGTCAAAAACATCCGGGAATCTGTAAGTGCGAACGATAGCACCTACGCTCTCGCGGCCTGATAAGCTGAACTGAGAGCCGTCGAAGCGAAGAGCCCGTCAGTGCTCTCGTGGAGGCGTCACCGAACTGACTAGCTCTCTCCACGCGACTCGGGAGAAGGGCGAAAATAAAGGGTCGATAGCGGTACGGAGAGCCAGCCCGACGGGCGAGCCGGATCGCGATACAAAACGCGGGATACACACGTAGAAGCCACCACGGAGCGCTCTCGGACCCGGGTTCGACTCCCGGCGCCTCCAACGAAAGAGCCCCCGGATTCCTAGGCGAATCCGGGGGCTCGCTGCTTCGTGTAACAGCGACTGTAACAGGGTGGGGCGGCTCCGATCGGCCTCGGGCGGGTGCGACAGGAATCACCGGCGCGATGGTCGCGGGCGCGAGCCGCACGCACGAGATCGCGGCGCAGAGCGTCTCCCACCCGAAGTAGGTGTAGCCGTCGATCTGCTCGCCCGCGCTGTTGTGGGTGATGCGCTCGAGCACATCGACCACGGCGCCGTCGGTGCGCGCGATCGTGATCAGGGCTCGCCGGAACGAGTGGAAGTCGCGCCCCTCGCTCGAGAGCCCCGCGACCACAGCGTGACGGTGCACCGCCTTCGCGCCGAGCGACTGTTTCGAGTGCACCTTCCCGTTCTCGCGCGGGCAGACGAAGTCGGCGGGCTGCGCGTGCCGCCGCATGAAGCGAGCCCACCCGTCAGTGCGCCACGCCTCGAGGACGCGCTCGAGCTCGATGTGGATCGGGATGTCGCGCGGCGGTCCACCCTGCGCGCCTCGCCCCTTGAGCGGCTGCCCGTCGTACTGCTTCTCGAGGTGCCAGCGCCAGAGCGGGCGCGCCTTCGTGTCGAGGTCGCGCCAGCGCAGCCCGGCGACCTCGCCGCAACGCGCGCCCGTGAATGCGGAGACCGCGTACGCGACGCGCCGGTCCTCCGGGATGCCCGGGTGCGAGATGAGCATCGCGACCTCGTCGCGCGTCCACGCGCCGACCCGCCGCGATCGGACGTTCTTCGGGAGGATGCCGCGGGGCAGGCCCTTCGCGGGGTTGTCGACGACGAGCTCGTCGAAGCGCGCGCGCGCGAACATCGCGGAGAGCACGCCGTGCGCGTTGATCACGCTCTTGGGTGCGAGCGTGGGCGAGACCTTCCGGATCCACGCAGCGACGTCGCGCGGTCGCACGTCGTCAAGGCGCTTCGATCCGAGGTGCGGCAGGATGTGATCGCGAAGGATCTGCTCCTCGCGATCGACGGTGCGCACGCCCTCCTCGCGACGAAGCGCGATCCACGTCTTCGCGTACGCCGCGACTCCGCTGCCGCCCGTGCGCAGGCCGCGCGCGAACGTCCCATCGGCGACCTCGTGCAGGCGCTGCGAGCGGTGCCGCTTCGCTTCTTCGAGCGTGCGCCCTGCCGCCTCCTGCACGCGCTCGCCGTGCTGGTCGTAGAACGAGTGCCAGATCATCGCGCCGCGCTGATAGAAGCCGGCCGGCAGCGGTTTCGATCGAGGTCGCCCCACGTGCGATCACGCTCCCTTCGACGGGCGCCCTTCACGCATCCAGCGCTCGAGCTCCGCGCGGTTGTACCGCACGCGCCGCGCTCCGACGTAGTGCACGGGCACGCCGAGGCGACTCAGCGAGTCGACGTGCACGCCGAGCAGCTCCGCCGCGCCCTTGCGATCGAACCACTCGGCGGGCGCGCCGTTCGCCGGCTCCCGCGCTTCGAGCGCGCGACGCACGCCCTCGTCGACCGCGGCTGCGATCCGCCGCTCGAGCTCGTCCGCGTCGATGACCACCACACCGCTCATCGGAGACCCCATCGCACGAGTTCGACCACCACGCGCAGCCACACGGCGCGCTGTACGAGCGCGACCTCGATCGCGTCCACATGCCGCCACGAGCTGCCCATCAGGATCGCGCGCACGCGCTCGTCGAGCGCGCGAGCGCGACGTGCGTGCCGCTTCGCGTCGCGAATCGCGCAGCGATCCTCGCGTTCAGCGCTCACGCCGCAACCTCCACGCGCCCGCGCACGTTCGCGCGCACGATCGCCTCCGCAAGCGGCGGGCACACGCTGTTGCCCGCCTTCGCGATCTGCTCGGTCTTCGTCATCGGCAGGCGCAGCACGCCACCGTTGCGCAGCGGGCGATCGACGACGGGATCGATGATGTAGTGGTCGCCGAAGCCCTGGGCGCGGAAGAGCTCGCGCGGCACCAGCATGCGCATCCCGATGTCGACGATCGCGAACGCCTCGCCGTCGATCGAGAGCAGTGGATCGGCGCCCGCCTCGTAGCGCGCGAGCAGCGTGCGCACCGCGGC includes:
- a CDS encoding helix-turn-helix domain-containing protein; translation: MSGVVVIDADELERRIAAAVDEGVRRALEAREPANGAPAEWFDRKGAAELLGVHVDSLSRLGVPVHYVGARRVRYNRAELERWMREGRPSKGA